One Cryptomeria japonica chromosome 9, Sugi_1.0, whole genome shotgun sequence genomic window carries:
- the LOC131075934 gene encoding uncharacterized protein LOC131075934 isoform X2 has protein sequence MEENDDEDTQPFEDTVPLESTVALEDTAVLENVALLETQLVDDDKNQEERLLPPRERGRDAGADNAVNVVNIQGDTEAKTQLLEDFQLDNGISSLRNQTHMYTVVDSDDENGGETVLLSEDDDASDGRSSPQRVDELKLNQFPVEAAPLPTTRHVKETSLTHSRDMGKGFSFNTVISHHELEQKPLVDSDALTEDECDLGILPQKSSQNNKKLDGSRALLQECEPDSKNDSHISTSHLLSDDLNNLDAIQSVCTGRQVKTDSAPAHITRGNSHDLSSASTPRCRNIASTPRCRNIASIRAASLRASGLRASEMLSKTKEITGAQGAKNECDGKYDSHSLSILGMSKPVQVMKSDPAFPSSPKFRTESLRARRLFPDTESIEVNEMKARDEFELRDNTKARNNNKEDNAPRAIHSNNDEQMTMFGNKEDDKPRAEIVVKEDDGSSGSFENEKDDILRKGASNAVDSQQLKSRGLQELGHGKKTPSYSISAGLSYADSQEPGEQSQADALNMVDKLVWLNTTGFSQDPAPPKLLAMTYSGPSSANGPQNLAQLVESKGPTENIGVFDWVDSQNYEAGRQCFGKNSQGVLASTNKADKLKTESKQRGCRYHKSKHESSVPDAKAENIGKNKSKILLQALQKVASSGASEANLSTASNSACRIQNKFDVAKDREANVTVFNGNKLQFASDTLRFSKRLRSVKEQNHDKNKTDAPDEKELVVEKLPLNSGEACDQQVKKSLTCRDSLDLSNIGNDTQLAAEAMQIMCLEIPHNQATEDTFMVAKRGCTEWGDSRKRNGRGLHKASERHNSRKRTLSDTDHGTCENYANQKRTSRNSVATLEESSRVQWAEDEEKLQNKDEGRKSERLRKSKQAGKEKLESNNNPAYSEAWKENNDTVEDSLKVPKRKRSNMEEAIKPAEEIQLVGAGARVGCFTRQKLKLNQGDLCETETNSKSSGADQKGNILEDSAKVIKRKRKLATDLTEPARVQSVRKAKGGMQLIAGSAAICSTRQINKKIVEKQKPETQIHRTIEEDKDMLNNVAKVVISKRKHADVEEISYKQIFSPGTQLLKSQPSKDEMSTSANTEETCLRAGDVAVTSSSQAKSLLQEENLKLDKQSVSKSSDTHGENRDTSMDLSKSVRRKRSKTNKEERKLNKSISTGEGLHVDTADRDLRQKVGESTAVCTTRQSVRNLGLAIGLPISPFTAIDGDKSDHNNMVAESSAQGQKSRGRKTVLTAPSDSKLANHGTSAYPNKDEVQLNDASVDVRSPFPCQTENINFKSPAITGFGQKATRSSCKVLLTKGTPKSTLKRELGQLVSPESGQSLILKDSVRKRREPSSIRVLFSHSLDDDIEKQQKKILAKLGGQLASSAADCTHFVTDKFVRTRNMLEAIAAGKSVITHLWLENCGQASYFIDEKKYILRDEKKEKEIGFSMTASLAVAQQNPLLQGKRVFVTPSTKPEQESIISMVKAANGQVLNGLKGALSKEETMESVIVISCEEDYKVCIPLLEKGARIYSPEFLLNGIVVQRLDFFRDRLFTDSVKRPRSTKMHSRQRT, from the exons ATGGAGGAAAATGATGACGAGGACACACAACCGTTTGAAGATACAGTGCCACTTGAAAGCACTGTAGCACTTGAAGACACAGCTGTGCTTGAAAATGTAGCTCTGCTTGAAACACAACTGGTAGATGATGATAAAAATCAAGAAGAAAGACTTCTGCCACCGAGAGAGAGGGGCAGAGATGCTGGTGCTGACAATGCAGTTAATGTGGTCAATATACAAGGTGATACAGAGGCAAAGACTCAATTATTGGAAGACTTCCAACTAGATAATGGCATCTCTAGTTTAAGAAACCAGACACATATGTATACAGTAGTTGatagtgatgatgaaaatggtGGGGAAACTGTACTCTTGAGTGAAGACGATGATGCATCCGATGGTAGGTCTAGTCCACAGAGAGTGGATGAACTGAAACTCAATCAGTTTCCAGTTGAAGCTGCTCCATTGCCGACTACTCGGCATGTTAAAGAAACTTCTCTGACTCATTCCCGTGACATGGGGAAGGGGTTTTCATTCAACACTGTAATTTCACACCATGAACTTGAGCAGAAACCTTTAGTTGATTCAGATGCTTTGACCGAAGATGAATGTGATTTAG GTATTCTTCCTCAAAAATCAAGCCAAAATAACAAGAAGCTGGATGGCAGCAGGGCATTGCTTCAGGAGTGTGAACCAGACAGCAAAAATGATAGTCATATATCAACTTCGCATTTGCTGTCTGATGATTTGAATAATCTTGATGCAATTCAGAGTGTTTGTACTGGCAGGCAGGTGAAAACGGATTCCGCTCCTGCTCATATTACTAGAGGAAATTCTCATGATTTATCATCAGCTTCTACACCTAGATGTAGAAACATTGCTTCTACACCTAGATGTAGAAACATTGCTTCTATTCGGGCTGCATCCTTGAGAGCATCTGGACTGCGTGCTTCAGAGATGCTATCTAAAACAAAGGAAATAACTGGAGCGCAGGGTGCTAAAAATGAGTGTGATGGAAAGTATGATTCCCATTCCCTTTCAATTCTTGGAATGTCCAAACCTGTTCAAGTTATGAAGAGCGACCCAGCTTTCCCATCAAGTCCTAAGTTTAGAACTGAAAGCTTGAGAGCAAGAAGACTTTTCCCTGACACTGAATCTATAGAAGTCAATGAAATGAAAGCCAGGGATGAATTTGAGTTACGTGATAACACGAAGGCCAGAAATAACAATAAAGAAGATAATGCACCAAGAGCGATACACTCTAACAATGATGAACAAATGACCATGTTTGGAAACAAGGAAGATGATAAACCAAGAGCTGAAATTGTTGTTAAGGAAGATGATGGGTCAAGTGGAAGTTTTGAAAATGAGAAAGATGATATTCTTAGGAAAGGAGCCTCTAATGCTGTAGATTCACAGCAGCTTAAGTCAAGAGGACTGCAAGAGCTTGGCCATGGTAAGAAAACACCATCTTATTCTATTTCTGCTGGTTTAAGCTATGCCGATTCACAGGAACCAGGGGAGCAATCTCAAGCTGATGCATTGAATATGGTTGACAAATTGGTGTGGCTTAATACAACTGGTTTTTCACAAGACCCAGCACCCCCAAAATTGCTTGCAATGACTTACTCTGGGCCTTCAAGTGCAAATGGACCTCAAAATCTTGCCCAGTTGGTTGAATCTAAAGGTCCAACTGAAAACATTGGAGTTTTTGACTGGGTTGATAGCCAAAATTATGAAGCTGGCAGACAgtgttttggtaagaatagccaAGGTGTTTTGGCATCCACAAATAAGGCGGATAAATTGAAGACAGAATCAAAGCAGCGTGGATGCAGGTATCATAAGAGCAAACATGAGTCTTCAGTTCCTGATGCAAAGGCCGAGAATATTGGAAAGAACAAAAGCAAAATTCTTTTGCAGGCTCTCCAAAAGGTTGCTAGCTCAGGTGCTTCAGAAGCTAACCTATCAACGGCTTCCAATTCAGCATGTAGGATACAAAATAAATTTGATGTGGCGAAAGATCGAGAGGCAAATGTTACTGTATTCAATGGAAATAAATTACAATTTGCTTCTGATACTTTAAGATTTTCTAAGAGGTTACGATCAGTTAAGGAACAGAACCATGACAAAAATAAGACTGATGCTCCTGATGAGAAAGAACTCGTAGTAGAGAAACTTCCTCTGAATTCAGGAGAAGCTTGTGACCAACAGGTGAAAAAAAGTCTCACTTGCAGGGACTCATTGGATCTATCCAATATTGGCAATGATACCCAATTGGCTGCTGAAGCAATGCAGATAATGTGCTTGGAGATTCCTCACAATCAGGCTACCGAGGATACTTTTATGGTGGCCAAAAGAGGTTGTACTGAATGGGGAGATTCCAGAAAGAGAAATGGTAGAGGATTACACAAGGCATCTGAACGTCATAATTCTAGAAAGAGGACGTTGTCAGATACTGACCATGGAACCTGTGAAAATTATGCAAATCAAAAGAGAACTTCAAGGAATTCTGTGGCTACACTGGAAGAAAGTAGCCGAGTCCAATgggcagaagatgaagaaaaattgCAAAATAAGGATGAGGGCAGGAAATCTGAAAGACTAAGAAAGTCCAAACAAGCTGGAAAAGAGAAATTGGAATCCAATAATAATCCTGCATATTCTGAAGCTTGGAAAGAAAACAACGATACAGTGGAGGACTCTTTAAAAGTTCCAAAAAGAAAGAGGTCAAACATGGAGGAAGCAATAAAACCAGCTGAAGAAATTCAGTTAGTTGGAGCAGGTGCACGAGTAGGATGCTTTACAAGACAAAAATTAAAGCTGAACCAAGGAGATCTATGTGAAACAGAAACTAATTCCAAGAGTTCTGGAGCTGATCAAAAGGGGAATATCTTAGAGGATTCTGCAAAAGTTATTAAGAGAAAAAGGAAATTGGCAACTGATCTAACAGAACCTGCAAGAGTTCAGTCAGTTAGGAAAGCTAAGGGTGGAATGCAACTCATTGCCGGTTCAGCAGCAATATGTTCCACCAGACAAATAAATAAAAAGATTGTGGAGAAGCAGAAACCTGAAACACAGATACATAGGACAATAGAGGAGGACAAAGACATGTTAAATAATGTTGCAAAGGTTGTCATTAGCAAAAGGAAACATGCTGATGTAGAAGAGATATCATACAAGCAAATATTTTCTCCGGGTACACAGTTATTAAAATCACAACCAAGCAAAGATGAGATGTCAACTAGTGCAAACACAGAAGAGACATGCCTTCGGGCAGGGGATGTAGCAGTAACATCTTCCTCACAAGCAAAGAGTTTGCTGCAAGAGGAAAATCTTAAGCTTGATAAACAAAGCGTTTCCAAGAGTTCTGACACTCATGGTGAGAATAGAGATACATCAATGGACTTATCAAAATCTGTGAGGAGAAAGAGAAGTAAGACAAACAAAGAGGAAAGAAAACTGAACAAATCTATATCCACTGGAGAGGGTTTGCATGTTGATACTGCTGACAGAGACTTACGGCAGAAGGTAGGAGAAAGTACAGCTGTGTGTACTACCAGGCAATCTGTGCGCAATTTAGGACTGGCGATTGGTTTACCAATTTCTCCATTTACTGCCATTGATGGAGATAAATCTGACCACAATAACATGGTTGCAGAATCAAGTGCACAGGGCCAAAAATCTAGGGGAAGAAAGACAGTACTTACTGCTCCAAGTGATTCAAAGCTTGCAAATCATGGAACTTCAGCATATCCAAATAAAGATGAAGTGCAATTAAATGATGCTTCTGTAGACGTGAGATCTCCCTTTCCATGCCAGactgaaaatattaattttaaatcacctGCTATCACTGGATTTGGCCAGAAGGCAACACGGTCATCTTGTAAAGTACTGCTGACAAAAGGGACTCCTAAATCAACACTTAAAAGAGAACTCGGTCAGTTAGTTTCACCAGAGAGTGGCCAATCACTAATTTTGAAGGATTCTGTTCGGAAGAGAAGAGAGCCAAGCAGCATCCGTGTTTTGTTTAGCCATAGCTTGGATGACGATATTGAAAAGCAGCAGAAAAAG ATTTTGGCAAAACTTGGAGGTCAGCTTGCATCTTCAGCAGCAGATTGTACTCACTTTGTCACAGATAAGTTTGTTAGGACAAGGAACATGCTAGAAGCAATAGCTGCTGGTAAATCAGTTATAACACACTTATGGTTGGAGAACTGTGGTCAAGCAAGCTATTTCATAGATGAAAAGAAATACATTCTGAGGGATGAAAAGAAGGAGAAAGAGATTGGGTTCAGCATGACTGCTTCCTTGGCAGTTGCACAACAAAATCCTCTTTTACAG GGAAAACGAGTATTCGTCACCCCCAGTACAAAGCCTGAGCAAGAATCAATTATATCTATGGTTAAGGCAGCAAATGGGCAG